A genome region from Streptomyces sp. NBC_01296 includes the following:
- a CDS encoding TatD family hydrolase, with protein MSTAAKDATKDTPPPLPAPLRVAVADSHTHLDMQGGTVEEGLAKAASVGVTTVVQVGCDVKGSRWAAETAAAYENVHAAVALHPNEAPRIVLGDPDGWSRQGARAGGGEAALDEALAEIEELAKLAHVKAVGETGLDYFRTGPDGMAAQERSFRAHIEIAKRQGKALVIHDREAHADVLRILREEGAPERTVFHCYSGDAEMARACAAAGYYMSFAGTVTFKNARPLREALAVAPLELVLVETDAPYLTPAPYRGRPNAPYLIPLTVRAMAAVRGIDEDAMATALAANTARAFAY; from the coding sequence ATGAGCACTGCCGCCAAGGACGCCACGAAGGACACCCCGCCGCCGCTGCCCGCACCCCTGCGGGTGGCGGTCGCCGATTCCCACACCCATCTGGACATGCAGGGCGGCACCGTCGAGGAAGGCCTCGCCAAGGCCGCCTCGGTCGGGGTGACCACCGTCGTCCAGGTGGGCTGCGACGTGAAGGGCTCCCGCTGGGCGGCCGAGACCGCCGCCGCGTACGAGAACGTCCACGCGGCCGTCGCCCTTCACCCGAACGAAGCGCCCCGCATCGTGCTCGGGGATCCCGACGGGTGGTCCCGCCAGGGCGCGCGGGCGGGCGGCGGCGAGGCCGCGCTCGACGAGGCGCTGGCCGAGATCGAGGAGCTCGCGAAGCTCGCCCACGTCAAGGCCGTCGGCGAGACCGGACTCGACTACTTCCGCACCGGTCCCGACGGCATGGCCGCGCAGGAGCGTTCCTTCCGCGCCCACATCGAGATCGCGAAGCGGCAGGGCAAGGCCCTGGTCATCCACGACCGGGAGGCCCACGCCGACGTCCTGCGCATCCTGCGCGAGGAGGGTGCGCCCGAGCGGACCGTCTTCCACTGCTACTCCGGGGACGCCGAGATGGCCCGCGCATGCGCCGCCGCCGGGTACTACATGTCCTTCGCCGGGACCGTGACGTTCAAGAACGCCCGGCCGCTGCGCGAAGCCCTCGCCGTGGCCCCGCTGGAGCTGGTGCTCGTCGAGACGGACGCCCCGTACCTCACCCCGGCGCCGTACCGCGGACGGCCCAACGCGCCGTACCTCATTCCGCTGACCGTACGGGCGATGGCGGCGGTACGGGGGATCGACGAAGACGCGATGGCCACCGCCCTGGCGGCGAACACGGCGCGCGCCTTCGCCTACTGA